In one Silene latifolia isolate original U9 population chromosome 10, ASM4854445v1, whole genome shotgun sequence genomic region, the following are encoded:
- the LOC141605793 gene encoding uncharacterized protein LOC141605793: protein MDSIKLVALFMLGCSAALTLQVYYYSPISPQIFHLPTPSSTHLLLPANTYLQEVNKIGEGQLQGPEDIWVDKEGIVYTATRDGWIKRLHKNGSLENWKWVHNGSLLGMAPLAAGGIVVCDTELGLLKVTEDNGVTSLVSQFNGSQINFADDVIEAKDGNLYFSVASTKYGFREWNLDVLEAIPHGQLLKYNPKTDQVSLLLDNLGFANGVALSKDEDYLLICESWKCRCLKYWLDSELEGTAEVFIENLPGGPDNINLAPDGSFWISLIPLSPKGFEFLYTSKIARHVMATFPRIADTLEAFNKRATVVKVSENGKILAKYDDPNGKVLNFVTSAFEYQGHLYLGSLKSNFVGKLPIV, encoded by the exons ATGGATTCAATAAAGCTCGTGGCGTTATTCATGTTAGGATGTTCGGCAGCTTTGACTCTTCAAGTATATTATTACTCACCAATTTCACCTCAAATATTTCATCTACCTACGCCTTCTTCAACTCATCTACTTCTTCCGGCTAACACCTACTTACAG GAAGTGAACAAAATTGGGGAAGGACAATTACAAGGGCCGGAAGACATATGGGTGGACAAGGAAGGGATAGTGTACACAGCAACAAGAGATGGATGGATCAAAAGATTGCATAAAAATGGGTCTTTGGAGAATTGGAAATGGGTACACAATGGCAGCTTACTTGGTATGGCTCCTTTGGCTGCTGGTGGTATTGTTGTTTGTGACACTGAATTG GGTTTGCTTAAGGTAACTGAGGATAATGGTGTAACGAGTCTAGTGTCCCAGTTCAATGGGTCGCAAATAAA TTTTGCAGATGATGTGATTGAAGCAAAAGATGGGAACTTGTATTTCAGTGTAGCGAGCACCAAATATGGGTTCCGTGAATGGAACCTTGACGTGCTCGAAGCCATTCCTCACGGGCAGCTACTCAAGTACAATCCTAAAACAGACCAAGTCTCATTATTACTAGATAATCTTGGCTTTGCAAATGGAGTTGCACTCTCAAAGGATGAAGATTACCTTCTCATTTGCGAATCATGGAA GTGTAGGTGCTTAAAATACTGGTTAGATAGCGAACTTGAAGGAACAGCTGAGGTTTTCATAGAAAATCTCCCTGGCGGCCCAGATAATATCAACCTTGCTCCAGATGGTTCATTTTGGATTTCCCTAATACCG TTGTCACCCAAAGGATTCGAATTTTTATACACATCAAAGATTGCTAGACATGTAATGGCAACATTTCCAAGGATAGCGGATACACTGGAAGCCTTTAACAAGAGAGCCACGGTGGTTAAAGTATCAGAAAATGGCAAGATTTTGGCCAAGTACGACGATCCTAACGGAAAGGTCTTGAATTTTGTGACATCGGCTTTCGAGTATCAAGGCCATCTTTACCTTGGAAGCTTGAAATCCAACTTTGTTGGCAAGTTACCAATtgtctaa